The segment CTTAACACACTCTTGAGCTCATATGGGCATTTTAGCTTTCTGTTTTGGTTTAACTACTATTCATTTCATTAAAGCTGTTTGGCTGTGATAGTTATAACGCAAATTTTTACGTGGAGtttttattatgcatatatatatatatatatatatatataaataactctctctctctctctgtcttaattACTCCAccttctctttttcccttttttcccctcccttcctcccacCAACACCCTCTAACCCCCCTCTCttccctccctcttctctctctctctctctctctctctctctctctatattatatatagagatatatatatatatatacatatataatatatatatatatatatatatatatatatatttaccccaaAGCACTTGCCATTTCCATTAATTAAATGAGGTGGATCCGACGCGTTTTGCCCTTCCTATTTTTAGCAGGTGTTTTAGCATGAGTTGTTGCCCTAATTACGCTGCAGCCCCTCCAAATCTGTCGTGTGCGTCCCACATCGCTAAAGCATTTTGTGCGTCTACATACGTCTCGATCAGCTGCTATAATTCAAAtgcgagtggccccacacggggCATGAGCATTAACAGAGTGCACgcgcaaggaacaaaacattttgtgttTAGCCGCAGGTGGATCTGCTTCTTCGAGAAGTGGTCCACACGAAGAggaattactatgagattcagagcctttgtcccgatGTTTTTCTGGAATAACTTTTTCTGTggatttgacaaagatattactcagccatagtatactttacaacCCTACCTATTTtttggcagcattctttattacataTATGAGTacaataaagcagccgaagccagtggcgaACACTgtaatgtatgggttcaaagttatacatgacgtaaacatatgacgtcatgactcctcccacaaggtgatggcgacaaacagctgtctctgaaattctgaatgaatattcgtaccttgtcaaggcttcaagaatggtggCTGTGATAAGTCATTGTCACcatggttgcaggacagcttttgtaaTTCTACTTGCACacttgtttagaagtgaggaggccagtggcaaaccctacgtaagcttgaacaggtaaatgaataataaggcCCTTTTTTGGGGTAAGGAGTACatccggacatccaaggctaccaagttttcttcatttgttgacttccataaagTGCAGAAACATAATTAAATATGCTCGataaagcaatagttgttgatttcttaTTAAAATATAACTTGCGGAGCAACATTAAAACTTACTTTgtcaaaaaaaacgaaaaaaaggtcATGGGTTATGatacatcactgaatgacctttgcTGTACCAGTGCTTAgcttgaagtctaaattctataatccaatctaatcatatgcaattttctatttattattgattatttaatatataatttttcaatggagaaatagtaatagaaagtaatttctccgattacttgtggaaactcttttcttcaaggattctagcactcgacctctTGGAATAAATGctatactaccactactactactacgactactactactactactactactactactactactactactactactactactactactacaaagtgtaaacaaggagtattggttgtatttcataaCTTATGACGTCTTTAACTTGCCTCctcctcgatggataattggctattcgtgaaaaagttgccagaggtggagactttttcacgaatagccaattatccatcgagaggGAAGAAAGTTAAAGATGTCATAAGTTATGTCATTATACCTTCGAAAggcattcctctgagtttgctggcgatgtcaataagaagtcggtgttactcttataattaccagaattatgcaactttcgtaatacagaatacagtaaaaaaattagGTAGTGATGCAAGATACCCTGTGACTaatgtcatctttgtcaggtacgttgataaaattttattctggaAAAACACCTGGACACCGGCTGGAAATCtcaaaatagatatatagaaatgtgcTGATCTGTGGTATTTATGATACAGAATTTAAGtagtatttttttactattatttcattatagatgaaataatagtaaatagttttgtttcagtataatatatatatatatagatatatatatatattatatatatatatatatatataaatatatattactggaatcgcaattatacaaatcactaataaaaacaaccaaaatcttagtctgggacAATGTAACCATTTGGaccccatatattttgtaagatgttttatgaaggaaccttaaaataaatgaacaactaataaattagtcccacatgtatagagttattattttctttcttccttctctactctcttctctccctcttctctctctctctcatggttcgatattttctccctctcttactcttgctcgatatatatatatatttatattttctttcttcttttcattaataataattttttggggggaaatttggtgtaaaattcatgatattaaatttgtaatgctcccgtgttttttcaaaatgtactgttttctgggagaatcacttgttttactgcgtgtatccttcaaggtgggctaccctcaggcggctcctcctttctgtagagtgaaaatcgcccttattgcttgctaatcttgtagtgtcagtttgtatattaagctttcttttgactatgttgtctgtaaaatcagtttgcctcagtaaagggtccgaacaggacagaAAGtacttgctatctcgcttttcattttttccttcgtggcaaaaaacctttatttatacacgttttatatactttgtgatcaagttattcatatatatatatatatatatatatatatatatatatatatatatatatatatatatatatatatgtatatgtatgtatgtgtgtgtgtatgtatgtatatatatatatatatatatatatatatatatatatatacgtatatatacgtatatatatatatatatatatatatatatactatagtatatatatatatatatatatatatatatatatttattatatatatatatatatatatatataatatatatatatatatatatatatatatatatatatatatatatatatatatatatatatatatatatatatatatatatatatatatatatatatatattgttacatattaAGCCTGGCCttgaaggggctcaaatacgtaaacggaaatagttgagggaaaaagcagaataaattacttgaacttaccataaaaggatttacagggttaatttactctagaggaaaaggtcgccagaaagctcagctaattactttacgtCTATTTATTTATAAGAGGCTGTTtaacagcctgggaaagtaaatgcaactggtccacacggggactaatgtctctcacaaggggatgatagttggcttagattgaggttcccgtaaaagctggttttcacaatggttcatatgtcttgcggtaaagcatcacttgcgtgtgccaagacttggacacgtgactcagggaatctggaaaagatcccagattagacaagataaaaaaaaaaggacttcttgcacacgttacgattattcagttttctctaacactgaggaaaaggaactctaatgcttaactgaggtatgcactgaagacttagtctttaacaagtcacaaggggaagcacatggcccgatgaggacaaagggcttttgatgtaagagggataaaagtgagaattgaaaatgaaattagcaagagtcgtctggTAGGAAAaggagctggtttggagtttacactttctagacgttaattacttgaggcttggacatgtgtcgtgctctgaagatagtcctACCAGCGttttggacagagggctgacgtcccgtcagaggaggaggcTAGAGGCGCGTCTGCCTCACTGTAGGAGTCGCTTCTGACTGAGAGAGATGCTGGGTCTTTTTGAATCACAGGGAttccatacaccgcctcgggcactgcctgaaagtggtaaacaacagccagcaaattgggaaggaaaataggtcttattgtagaggtccctaaaatccatctcgaggcctagctactctcgtgacttgcctattttaccctaagcttccgtcagaccggaaattcctttccaccctctaccGCGTGttttctcccaaaatcagttgctttaggagaagacaTGGCTGCTGCTTTTAGAAATAAGAtaccttaaatactgctggggagatgaggtggtcaataaacgtagcaatatatatatatatatatatatatatatatataggtatatatatatatgtatgtatgtatgtatgtatgtatgtagtatgtatgtatgtatgtatgcatagaaTATACTTAcacagaggaagaggagagagcgagagagagagagagagagaggaattgacgTTCATTTGTGATTCTATTActttatgctaatttttttttataacagattgtgttctatataaatattcaaattacaagtatatgaaaatattgtagCATTTCATTTGATATCATTTTTTGTTACGCTTTTGTAAACAACATTTTCACCATAGTTTCAAAGTCCGAATCATTCCAGACTTTAAGACGAAGTATAACGCAAGAGTTAGACCAAAGAAAACCCCTTTTACAGCGCGATAGAAGAATGTTGAGACTTGAAAGGACGGCCTCGCACAAAGGTAAATATTTCCCTTTTGCTTCAAAGAAAGAGCGAGGAATAAAGTAAATATGAAAGTATTTTCCTTACAAACCATTTTTTGTGTACCTCCCTTAGAAGTAGTTTGCATTGACGTATATACTCAACACCTATGGGGCCCCCTACCCTAACTACAGTATGTTTCTCTTCTAAAAAATATTACCGATCAAGGCAGTCGAACTTTGCacccttgcaatatatatatatatatatatatatatcatatatatatatatatatatatatatattatatatatatatatatatatatatatatatatatatatatatatataacgtaaataaattcttctgttaaaaccgGATGCGTGTCACTTATaagaggcccattaaaacattgtggaataaagctaaggactagattttggtggactgactcctacccttatcaagtagtgaatgaccgaagttacattggcgaaatatatacgtagtgggagatatgcccttatgtgatgcctggggtcactgctaagccaacgttggttttgttaattttcttaatccgcttcatcttTGCCTAagggaagatattgtctatatgggctgagtcccaggctccattggaaaggttgatcctattatctttttgttttatcagtgaagattctaccatctgaaatttgtattgacagctgcttttgtataaaataaaggatgagttccaatccttggtataatttgttatttatttgatggaaaattgctaaactatgttgtccatatctcactgagcgcttatgttgagttaattttTCCaaaagagattttcctgtgaatccatactATGACTTACCACAATACCTCTGTGATAATccaaaattccctttcagtattTAACAATAAGccatatcaaatataaaattaattctacTCTGGAAGATTACATTAGGCTGGTTGCAGAATGCATGGAACTTTAAATTTCAGGATTATTCAAGTAATATTAGTAATTCGCCGACACTCACTGGTAAATACTTTCCTAGTATACGAGTTCGAGAAAGTGTCAGCGTACTTTAAAATTTGGTTGTATGTCTCACACCATACTTTGAGTGTATACACGGTGGTACTAGTCTTCTTTACTGGTTTTTCTATTTGTTGCATTTaaggttatttattgtttactgtacacttagttttaattttcgttttatttttaatcatcatATTCAGACTTTGCGTGGGAGAACTgaaggggaaaagaaaattttcagttttaaaaacttTTCCTTATTGTCAAGTCATAACATCTATAAATATACCTGAGCAATGAATATGTGTCACCAGTACCATTTGTCTTGCTGCTGTCACCTCTGCAGACAGTTGTTCATTCTTGCTGAGATTTGTATGCGGAAGATGGATAAATCTTTGTCTGACTCAATTGCCCCACCATTCAAAACTTATGGCTTTTTCTCTCATTAGATTAGTCAGTGATAGTGTAAAATCAATAATCCGGCTCGGAAACAGTAGCAgttcattttatgtttattttaaagaGGAGGTTCTGTAGCCTTTACGGAAAGTTTCAAGGAATTTTAAAGAGGAGATTCTGTAGCCATTACGGAAAGTTTCAAGGAATATATTATTAGCTTAGTatagttattttcatttgtgATCATACGTATAGGAGTGATGTCTTATTAATCTGCAAACCCCAATGGCAGCTGTACATGAAAGAGTAATATTATGCTATAAAGCCTTCCATTCCATAGCATAAGAGTAAtcatacttttaaatgttcatttacatatataaagtgAGTTAGCTGAGACGAcgaacttttctttcttttttttaaaccccGGTCATGGTAAAGTTTTCTTCCAAATTATAGGAAACAGGAAATCAGTGGCAGTCATATTTTTCGTACTGattcatattttcataattttaccaTGTCTAAAGTTCCTTGTATCCGTAATACACTTGAATCAATGCCAAATGCAAAAGTGGGGACCTTTTCTACCCTCATTATACCGAAGATGATCAGGATCATTGATGGAGATTGCACTTACCATCCTAATCATCCTTaactgaaaataatttgaaatgaacACTTACCCACGTAGACCAAAGGGatacttttcaatatattttggaaaacacTTGAGCGTAAAAATCGGAAACtattatatgtataaactatTTTAGACTTGGTAACGTATTTATGGTccgtacaaaaaaaaatcacaataacgttggaagcaaggtcctttaaatatactccgagtatatttaaaggaccttggttggAAGTAGGTGTGTAACTGGTTTTCGTGTAGGGCAGCAGATATACACGTTATGTAGTGGATTAAATGCAGAGTTGTTACCAACACGTCTTTCCTGTCACTTCCATGAAAGATCCCAATTAAAtcctgtaattctctctctctctctctctctctctctctctctctctctctctctctctctctcaacagtatttcattgtttcactgatttattactttttaaacgGAATCAGAATGGCAGACTTAATGTAGTTTGCATGCATGAGAGAAATGTTGCCCAATAAATTATGATTGTATCAGTCCACCTGTATTTAGGTCTACTGAAACAGAATAAGAGCAAAATTGAATCAAGGCAGTTTTTCTCGTAACCTGTTACTTTATTTTGGAGATAATTGCTTGgaatatataaaggtattttaGAGTTTTTGCGATATAGAGGATTTTTTTCAAGTACTACTCCCTTCTTTAAACTGACACAAATACGTTTTTCTCACATGGCTGAAGAAGCTTATTCAAGGAAGTCACTGTGATCATTTGAATACGAACGGAGAGAAAGGCGATTGGGGTGTTTTTAGATGGAAGGTGGTGTTCTCGTTAAATCATATACTTTTATTAGACTAATGAAAATaaggttttcctttgttttgtatacgtatcaaataattattatgattctTATTGTTAACGTTCTTAACCGTTGCTATGAATTTCGTAATGTATTGTGTGTTTTCCTATTTTGAGAACTCCAGAAAAGTTGAAGCTAGAGTttaccacttctctctctctctctgtcgctctctctctctctctctctctctctctctctctctctctctctctctctctctctatatatatatatatatatatatatatatatatatatatagatatacatcgtagatattatatatatatatatatatatatatatatatatatatatatatatatatatatttatatatatatatattatatatatatatatatatatatatatatatatatatatatatatatacacacacatatatatatatatatatatatcatatatatatatattatatatatatatatatatatatatatatatatattatatatatatatatatatatatatatatatatatatatatatatatatatatatatatatatataatatatatatatatatatatatatatactatatagatatatatatatatatatatatatatactctggaaGCCAGAGTAACTACTGATAATAAAAATCGCATGATTACCATTAGGTTGTAAAACCAAATAGTTTCGCTAAAAATTTCAACTACCATTGTACTACACGCAAATCACCTGACTGACAGTTAGCGACACCTTCCGTTCTTTGTGCATATCACATGATTAACTAATGATTCTCCGCAAATtttcgcagctctctctctctctctctctctctttatatatatatataatatatatatatatatatatagtatatatatatatatacacacacacacaccactacacatatatatatgaatatatatatatatatatatatatatatatatatattatatatatatatatatatatatatatatatatatatatatatatatatatatatgtatatatatatatatatatatatatatatatatatatatatatatatatagagagagagagagagagagagagagagagagagagagagagagagagagagagagtgctgcgAAAATTTGCGGAGAATCATTAGTTAATTATTTGATATGCACAAAGAACGGAAGGTGTCGCGAACTGTCAGTCAGGTGATTTGCGTGTAGTACAATGGTAGTTGAAATTTTTAGCGAAACTATTTGGTTTTACAACCTAATGGTAATCATGCGATTTTTATTATCAGTAGTTACACTGGCTTCCAAGCTACTAAAGCAATTTTAAAATCTATATAAGTTGCAAAATGCTTGCTTATGTACACTAATTTAtagtttgattaaaattatttttttttgtttctgtgacTGCTCAGAAATGTGAACGGAAATCAGGAGAGAACGAATCTGTTTTTGGGAAAACGTAAGTTTCCCTCGAATGTCAAAGATTCTCTTCTTAGTCGAAATTAAAGAAGTGATGCTAAAGAATTACGAAATTAAAAAGACTGCGCCGCAAAATCATCATTGATAGGCGAAAAAGCTTGGACATCCTGGAAGGGCATGaagtagagagaaagaaacataACTGTGTAACTGCTTCAACCTGACAGCCTTCTTGTAATAAAAGATATCATCACCCTAAAGGGACTCAAGGAAACTGGGATTAGTTTAGTTATAAATTTCTTGTGCAAGTGCTAAATAAACCATCATatgccaaagaaagttccaagtgtgAGCCCTTATGTCAAAAAGACAAGacacactatagaatttaagaaagaacttgtagcaaagtgttggaggcaATAATTTGTGAAAAGCCAAGGATGTTGCATGATGATCTCggtaagaaaatgcctacaagtgctCCTGTTATTGAATTAAAGGCCAGCAGAGCTGGTTTGAAATAATTCAAAAAGACaacgggcatacataatgtgcctactgcagtgattaaggacatgtttgcaaagtggagtgatatGAAAAATTTTCGGGAAAATTATCATCCTGACAAAAATGTTGTAATCTGtgtccaacatgtttaatgacaatgccttatttcactttaggcaaatttttaaGAGAcggcagaaacaaatgtctctggacagttttgttgtgcgacaggggtccagtaactctcaagctgggcCTAGTGCCAGTAGAAAAACGTAGAAGgcaagtaaccccagatagtgcTGGTAAAAAAACGGAGAGAAGTAACCCTAGACAGGTCCTTGAGACCTGAAATCCTTCTGGAGGGGAATTCCCCTTCCAAAcggtaacctctcctcctccctttcccctTCTCTCCGTCTTCCATATGCTACAAGAGTTTTCCATAAAAGTAAGAGTGATGGcaagtatttatttatccatttcattagatatttatgtttatttatcactgttttctgtatgcaaaactgtgtttattctctataaaatttattttataaatattttttgggtGTCTGGGAGGCATTAAttggatttacattattccttatgggaattatttttTCGGATTTCGTATGTTTCGGACTTCGTGGCCTTTGTGGGACGTAGGGAATCAAGGACCAGATAGCTTTGTGGATGTCAATTTGGAGCAGCATGGGAGCCTCCCAGTGGGAGATGTGCTGGATGTAGGGTGTCTGAAGATTGTAGAAGCTCCTCTGGAGGTGGGATATTTATGAAAAGGTATCCTTGATTGAgaaatttgttaataatttttctgaacagtgaaatttgcataaaacttttaaatgttatgaTTTTCAGTGTCTAATctgatattttgataatatttggTTTAGAATGTCGTTCCAACAATGAATCCAGATTACCCCTGAAAAAGACCATGGGTTGGTGATTGAAACAGATGAGAGCTTGAGAATGAGCAAATGCAGTAGTATTGTCAGTTTTGTTCATCTCTCTTGAAGACTTGAAAAGTAAATTGTGAGTTCACTGTTTACTTGCCAATAAATTGTGGAAACCATGTGTGCTCTAGAGattgaaggaaataaaagattGTAGTCACAAAATCACACTTCCCCTGAGATTGATATAACACAAATAGTCAGtttggtatggacaacagagctcagctatttttgattatataaataaccacaactacagaataaactggaatttgtcacatataattcatAGTAGCAAATgatggtacaaaagccagatggtggagtcagccttgattgaacaaagaaaggtaatgaacATTGCAAAGTGCGCTTGGGATTCAGATAgcattgataaaatcttccttcaaccaatgcttaagaatattaaagagaaattatcaaccagGGTGACCTAGGTAAACGACTTACCTGTACCTGTGGGTGGatcccttggtataaatactgccttttccataacttttctcattcattatctacCTGAGAGACAGTAATcaatgaaatatagtacttactttctatattttgccatttttatgggctcctttaattagatggaattctgttgtaacagaacatttttacaaatcatacacacacacgtacgcatatatatatatatatatatatatatatatatatatatatatatatacatgtgtgtgtttgtgttatatatCGAAAACAGGAGTAGGTCGTATAACCAATTCTACTGTACCATGGAATTTTGTCTTCAAGTTTTATGgactaaaataaatatgcatacgAAATTAACGGGAAATTACAAGGAGGGAGAATAAAGAGAGTAGGAGACAGATGTAGTATTCACATGCTTGCATATATCATAAGAGTAAAGGGGTAGAGTAGAAAACCAGacagatatttatatttacaattataattatcagAGAAAAATAGCAGGGATTAAAGAAACATGAAGCATTTGCTTTGTAGAACAAAGCAAATGCTTCTTGTTCATGCAGAACAAATGACATACATAAAATAACAGAAAGCAACAATAGAGATTAAAAGTGGTTGAAATAATTtgctgatatagatatatatatatatatatatattatatatatatatatatatatatatatatatatagagagagagaagagagagagagaggagagagagagagagagagagagagagagagagagagattgctctcTAACACTTTCTGAGGTCTGTCCCTTCAAGTTAGAATTAAATGAAAGCAGTTTCTAATTATGGTGCCCTGAAACCATCGAGTTGTTTTTTCAGTCTTTAGTGTTCTTTTggagtttgtatattttttatgcatGTTTTCTCGCACATCTTTCCTTGCGATGACTGACGGCACTCATGGGTAATCATTCCTTTGAAGATGTGTATATAGTAAATACACGGAAGCACCTGGGAAGTTTCCTCTTACATC is part of the Macrobrachium nipponense isolate FS-2020 chromosome 6, ASM1510439v2, whole genome shotgun sequence genome and harbors:
- the LOC135216513 gene encoding uncharacterized protein LOC135216513; this encodes MAEVSPRGEPSSLKMAVPEAVYGIPVIQKDPASLSVRSDSYSEADAPLASSSDGTSALCPKRCSSSSSSSSSSSSSSSSSSSRSSSSGSIAFIPRGRVLESLKKRVSTKKVIPEKHRDKGSESHSNSSSCGPLLEEADPPAAKHKMFCSLRVHSVNAHAPCGATRI